In Capricornis sumatraensis isolate serow.1 chromosome 2, serow.2, whole genome shotgun sequence, the DNA window CTCCAACGCTAGGGCCGCCTCTAGCTCGCCGCCAGCCGAAGGAGAAGCTGAGTAAGGGTCTCTGGACCACCGCTTGTTCAAAGCCGGCTGTCCGCAATCACGGGTGGTAAAGCACTGAGGAAGCGACTGGCTACAAAAGCCGCTCGCAAGAGTGCGCCCTCTACTGGAGCAGTTAAGAACCTCATCTTTACATGCCTGGTATGGTGGCACTCTTGGTTTCTAGGTAATCCagcgaatattggcaatttgatctccagttcctcttccttttctaaaaccagcttggacatctggaagttcttggttcgcaTAATGCTGAAACCCAGCATGCAAGAtgttaagcatgaccttactagcatgggaggtGAGTGCCattgtctgatggttagcacattctttggtataCCCTTCTTGGGGATTGGGATAAAGATTGAATTTCAGAAGAAcatctctgtttcatcaactacgctaaagcctttgactgtgtggatcatgacaaactgtgcaaagctcttagagagatgggaatatcagaccatcttacctgtctcctgagaaacctgtatgtgggtccagaacagttagaaccctgtatggaacaactgattggtttaagATCGAGAAAGGAGAACACGTACTCGTCTATATGctgaacacatcatgagaaatgctgggctggataaattacaagctggaatcaagataggagggagaaacatcaataacttcagatatgcggatgataccactctaatggctgaaagtgaagacgaactaaggagcctcttgatgatggtgaaaaggggagtgaaagagccagcttaagactaaatatgaaaaaagctaagatcatggcatccggctccaattactgcatggcaaatagaaggagaaaaggtaGAAGTAGTGAcgaatttcctcttcttgggctccaaaatcactgcagacggtgactgcagccatgaaatcagaagacgatagcttcttggcaggaaagcgataacaaacctagacagtgtgctgaaaagcagagacgttactctgccgacaaaggtccatatagtcaaggccccggtggctcagatggtaaggcatctgcccgcaatgcgggagacctgggttcaatccctgggttgggaagatctcctggagaaggaaacggcaacctactccagtactcttgcctggagaatcccacggacggaggagactggtaggctacaccccatggggtcgcaaagagtcggacacgactgagcgacttcactttcactgtctcccCAGTGATCACGTACAGTTCTAAGAACTGGACGATAAAGAAgtcagaatgccaaagaattgatacctttgaactgtggtgctggagaagactcctaaaagtcccttgaacaacaagatcaaataagtcaactttaagggagatcagccctgaatatttactggaaggactgatgctacagctgaagctgcagtattttggtcatctgatgcaaacagatggcttattggaaaagtccctggtgctgggaaagattgagggcagaagagggcGTCAGTataggatggctggatggcatcactgatgtaatgagcatgaacttgggcaaactctgggagatgagggacaaggaggcctggcacgctgcagtccatgaggtcatagaatcagacacgactgagtgactgtattGAACTGAAAAGGTGTTTGTAGCATTTTTATCACACAGTAGATTCCGTCCATACACTATATGCTTTTTTGAGTTGTCCTACATGGAAAGACATGATTTTAATGTTGTCTCTCTCCTGTGCTGTTCCTGTAAGTTtgctattaaaatacattaaactataaaaaagggaaaaaaagaaagaccaatgTGGTTGGAGAATCATGAGAAGTTAGAGAaaagttcatttattcatttgatatatacacactgtaTGCTTAAGATATTGTAGAtacaatattaaaacaaaaatctttgttCTTCTGTGCTTAAATAGCTAGCACTTATTAAATGTGAGACATTGTACTTACTGCTGGGTGTATGAActcaactttcttctttttaacagtgttgcatctcagtttcccaaccagggatcaaacccaggcccctggcagtgagAGTGCTGAGTCCTAATGACTGTATAGGCAGAGAATTCCCAAACACTATACCAGCATTATTCTTATTCTACAGAGAGCACGAGGTTAAATAACCCACTTAAGTTTCTACAGTCACAGATCTTGGATCATACCCTACACAATGGCTTCAGAAGCTGGGCTCTTAGTCTCCAAGTCATTCTGCTCAAGTTATGTTCCCACTGGACCAACAGAAAGGAGCTGACCAGGTGCCAGGTGGGGTCTAATGCCATGGGAGGCCATTCAGAATTTATTAAAAGCTTCCTCTGACTGGTTGGGGAGAACGGGTCTCTGTGAGTCAAGATTTCAAGATAGGGGGCTAGTTAGGGAAGGTGGTCAGGTCTGGGATGGTGGCATTCATTGGATCTTTGCAATTCTGAAGTGGGTATAGGGGGCCTCATTTTCCAGATGTGGCAAGCTGGAAGCTTTTAAGGCCTTGAGTTAGTGCCATTTctgtcaaactttttttttcaatcacacATAACTTGAGCACTTAAAATGTGACTAGTATGTCTGAGAAACTAAattctcatttcattcattttaatcatGGTTAGTAGTGGTGGTTCATTACTGAACACCACAGGTAAAAATATGGACTACTCCATGAGCTTGCCTAGCATCCTTGCACCAGGGCCATGCTAATCTTGCTGTAGTGCAATTCTAGTACACGTGTTGCCGAAGTGAGCGCTCTGTCAAACTGATTTAgcggaatttctttttaaaatgtcattgcagaatgtttaaaaatttattcatttaatgtttggctgtgctaggACTTTGTTGCTACTTGTGGGCTTTCTCTTGCTGTGGCGTGTGGGGATGGGCTACTCTAgtggtggtgtgtgggcttattgcagatttctcttgttgcagaacatgagCCCTAGGGCGTGAGCTCAgctgctgtggtgcatgggcccaGCTGCATCGCAGcatgtggagtctccccagaccaggggttgaacctgtgtcccctgcatttgcaggcagaccCCCAagcactggatgaccagggaagtccagggtgAATTTCTGAATCTAGGTCCTCTGTTTGGTTATCTGATGGCACCTCACTCATGTGATTTTCTCACAAGATAGAGAATGCCCCTACAATGAAGTTCTTGAGGCTGAGAAAGAGGGCTAGAACCTGGCCCATCTGATCCCAGTCCTCTCTGAGTCTCTGCAGCAGCCCATGTGTCCTATGTCATGTCTCCCTGACTGAGGCCTTCCTAAAACATGTATTTGGTTGTGCGGCGCTAGGCTAAAAACCTTTTAGTGGTGCATTACCatttacctggagaaggaattggcaacccactccagtattcttgcctggagaatcccatggacagaggagcctggtgggctacagtcctgtggggtcgccaagagtcggacatgaccgaccGATTTAAGCACACACCATTTACCTGATTCATGTTCTGTGACATGGGATCTGGAGTCTTCTGGTTCCCAAACCCTCCATACCCTGTGCTTGGTTCCTCAGTTTATATTGCAAACGCCTCATTTTTCAAGAGCAAACGTGTTAATCTGTCAGATCCTTTCCTATCTAGCAAGGCAAGTGCTTTCGCGTCAGTGTTCCCACAGAATTTTTTAACATGTCTTTAGCAGACTGTAAATGACAGAGCACCATTTCCTTTCTGCTTAGAGCTCCTGTGTCCAGGAGAAGGCCTAGGACCTAGTCGGCATTGAACACGGCAGAGGTTGGCGTCTTCACCATGTCACTGGAACGGCAGGTGTGGATGTGGCCTCCCGGTGAGAGTCAGCATCAGCACTACCCTGTGGTGGTGTCCGAGTCCCAGAAGCTCTTCCCACACACCACTCGACaggctgatttttttctctttattattagaCATAATGTATaaacacataaaacagaaaatagcatGGATCCTCATGGGCCTCAAAAACCAGCAGGGAACGAAGAGGCcccaggaaactttttttttttaagtacaagaTATATTAGTGGCCGGACCAAGGGTGTGGAAGGCAGGCCAGAGCCAGCAGAGCTGAACTATAGGCTCCTTCTCTCCCAGCAGAGCCAGGACAGCCCCAGGAAGCTCTCCCCCAGCAGCCAGTCCACACGGGCAGATTGCTGCCTACGGGAAAACTCTACGATGGAGAGCCTTCCCCTCCTGGAGAGAAGGGCAGTGCACAGGATAACTAAAagctccttccttccatcctttttCCCTTCATGGCTGCAAGTGAGGAAAAGGAAAGCTGTGTCCTATGCACACTGACTGACTCCTCCCAGCTGCCCTGGGCCCCGATGCGCCCATACTTGGCATTTACCAAAGCCTGTCCCAGCTCAGACCCACCAGGTGCCCAGAGTTTgctgaggagggaaggggaggggaaaggCTGGGTATGACACCAAACAGATCTTTATTTGCAGTCGTCACTGGGGCCGTTTCTTGCTGCTTATTTGTTTGCTGGCCTGCTCTTCTAGCTGCATGGCCAGGCGCAAGGCCTTGATGACATCTGGAAGGCAGGGGTGGTGCACTTGAAGTCAGCAGGTCTCGCAGAGACCCTGTTCCCTCAGTCAGAGCCACCACCACCCACAGAGGCCCCACCCTCCGGCTGCACCCACCTCGCAGGGCTGAGAAGTGCTTGGCTTGCTGGGCCAGAGCACACTCTGCTTTATTCACAAAGGTCTCCAGGTCGTAGTCTGGCTGCTCAGCCATCTCGGAGAGCTCCAGCCAGCCCGGCCCTTGCTGCAGCGACACAGACGGACATTGTCAAGTCAATAATGACCAAACCAATTTAGCAAATCATTCCCAGGGCTCTACCATCTGCAATGCAGATGCCTGTTCCTCTAGCCATGGCCCTGACCCTGCCTCCTGACCCTTCCCCCTAACCCTCAGCTTGAATCTGTCCTTCCCCTGCCTGCCAAAAACTTGTCCCTGTCCCTGATAACAAATGCATATCTTGATGCCCAAGCCAGAAATCTGGGCAAAAATTCTTTCACCTTGTCTCCCAATCCTAACAACTGCACCCCTGAAATGGTTCTTAAATCTCATGCCTTCCTGTCAATCCCAAGACCGTGGTCACAGCTAGTCTAGGCACCAATGTCTCTCCTGAACTCAACTAATCTCCTAACTGCTTTTAACTCCCAAGTGTTTCTACTCACCCTCTCCCCAGGTCCTGAAGCCACGCTCTGTGCTGTGGCCACAGTAAGGTCCCTAAAAGCGTGACCAAGGCACCACTCTGCTTTACTCCCTTCAAAGGCATTCACTGGCCTCATAACGAAGTCCAGGCCTTTGGTGTGAACCATAATGTCCTTTAGCATCAGGTCCCGGCTGACCCGCCCACAGCCTTGATCTCCCTCCCTCACCTGCTCATACCTTTTGCTATGGCCAGAGTGAACCTATCACTCTTcctgaaagtgccaagtcctttCAAACATTTGGACCCTGAGCACTTGAGGGAGGGAGGACTCGTGTAGACACCGACCTTGCATGTTCCCTCCTCAGCCCTCTCAGAGAGGGCCCCGAGCTGCCCTCTCTGCTCCACACTCGGAGTGCCCCACTGTTAGGATGCCCTTCAGGCCTCTCCCTTACTTGCACTTCTACAGCAGGGATCACGGCAGTGGTAGCATCTATCACCTTCTAAAGGCTGACCACATGCTGGGGAAGGCTGAGTGTTTAACAACATATCACTTAATCCTTAGATGTAACCATCTTGTCTTGACCATTTTGGAGATGAAGAATTTGGGGCTCAGTGAGCCTCAACGACTTTCACGAGGAAACTGGCTCATAAATAGAAGAGTTGGGATTGATCAAGTCTTTCTTTAGGCCTGTTATCCATACTGCATGATTTTGGCCCTTGGTCTCAGCACAGGAGCTGATGGTATATAGAAAGTATTCACCAACATTCATGAGCAAACGAGACCTGGCTACCCTCCAAACTCTCAGTCAGGAGCACAGGAGAGAGAGACTAGCTTCAGCCAGGAGGATGGGGGAAAGCCTATGTGTGCCAGGCTGGAGAAGGAGGTGCGGTAATCAGCTGCCCTATAGGAGCAGCTGAATAACTAACTGGGGAATTAAGAAATGCTGATCCAGAAGGCTGCCTCTTGCCACCCCAGCCAGAAGACCCGAGGAGGGGTGTATGTGTGCACGTTAAGCCCAGGTCACATTCAGGACTGACGCGGAGCCCAGGGCCAGCTCTCCACCTGTGTGATCTCCTTGAGTTCTTCCATGGCCCTTTCTTCCAGCTCCCGGATCTGAGTCATGGCTTCATTGAAGCTGGACATCTGGGAAGACAGTTCATCCTCTTCCTTGGAGAACTAAGGGGGCAAAAGGAGACACATAACAGTGTGGCCTGGTCCCCATCTCAGCTGGCCATGTTCCCTTCTTGCCTGGCCCACCTCCCCTTACATTGCCTGCACTCAGGGCCCCATTGGAGCTGGCTTCCATCTCTTCTGTTTCCATCTGAATTGGCTGCTCCCCACTGGGTCCACTGTGGGGGCTCAGCTCCTTGACCCTGAGAAAACAAGAAGGTCGCAGCTCCCACAGCAGCCTCTTTGGCAGCACCACTCAGATTTCGAGACTTCAAGGAGATGGAGTAGTGGCTTTGCTTTGACCTAGAAGGATTCTTATTCACACTGCTCCCCACCAGAGCCTGAAGGGGATCAGGAAAAAACCTAGTAGCATCATATATGAACTCCCAAGCCTCAGACTTAGCGAGTCACAGCAGAGGAGACAATAGGCACTGAGTCcccagagccccctccccactctcatcactgccatttcctccccaaccctgccccttcccatcccacctggCATAGGTACCAGTACCTGTCGGCATATCTTAGTGTATTTAAAGTATATTCACAGGAGCTTATGCCTGGTGAGATCATGGCGATCTGCAAAAGAAGGAATGGGCAGTTAATGGTCAAGGATCCCAGGGTAAAGGTGCTCTTGGAGAGGCTGCCAGGAACTGGGGGGAGAGCTCATTACATACCAACTGTGTGCCAGGCAACTTGCCCCATGGGCCCTGCAAactaaagttctttaaaaattggTCCCCTGTCTTTGCTGGTCTATCTAATTACTCCTGCTTCTTTACTTCTTTACTGACCCGTTCCTCTCACCAAGATAACAATGCAAGGCTCTGTGATTCCTGCTGGAAACTTTAGTTCACCTGGGCTCAGAGATACTGCCTTAGGGAGAGGGGTTTAGAGCTTAGTCAGAAATTCCCACCTTCCTCAGCAGGCAGGAGAGAGGATATTCCTTGGTGAGGAAGGAGGGCAGATCTGAGTTAGAAAGCATTATGGATAAAATAAGGGGACAGAAAGTCACTCAAGGCTGAGGCCCTCTCCAATTTCCTAGGCTGGGAGCCAGTGACCCCTGAGGGAAGTCACAGGGACGAGGACTGCCTCCCCTACTTCCCCAAAGGTCCTCCTCCTGAATCCTGCAGCCCCCTTTTCATCAGGTATGGGAGGAACGACCTCCCCGATCCAAGAGGTGCACAGACACACAGTGAAGGGAGAAGATCCTTTCCTCCCTGCTTGTGTAGGCAAAGAGGAGCCTGCTGCCCGAAAGCAGGGGGTGAAGCCCAGTTAAATTAGAGCCTGGAAACCCAGCTAGCCAAGAATACGGAGCCTCTTGCCCAGAGACAGGACTGTACCACTCCAAAGGACCCAACTCACCATGCAGGTCCTTGAGTTCTCGCCAATAAAGGAGTCCCTCAACACCTGTGTCAGCTTGCTCTCGCGGAATGGGGTGTGGGCCTTATTCTGTCCCAGGGCCCTGATGCATTCCTGAGGGACAGCAGGGGAAGCTGAGGTCCCCTCCTTCCTTTTAAGATACCCactccctcccaccctttcctCCCAGCAGACCACCAAGGCCACCTGCTCCCCTGTAGCTGGGGCCAGCTACCTTCAAAGCCAGGAGACTTTTGTTGATTTCTGCACCCTCCATGCGGGTCTGCCGGTCAGCACTGGAAGTGTCTGCGCCTCGCTCATTCCCTGCCAGATCCACCAAAGAGAATTTGCCATGCACTCTCCCTTTGGTTCGAAGAAGAATCTGGAAGCAGGCATGGGAGCGGGAAGAGTTGGAGTTGGCAAATGTCTGCCCAGAGGTCCTGTGGCAAAGGAGGACAAAGAAGGGCTATGAgctcctgggggggggggggggtggtcacCAGCCACCATGGCACCTGAGGCTTCAGTGCAGTCAGTTCTCCAGGAGGAAAACTGTTCTGCGTCATCCTGTCCCacttctgtccttccttccctGGGCAGCAGCCCTCCCTCCAACCACCTGGGCATGGCTTACCCtggcagccaaagtactgaatTCTGTGTCAGGGCCTTGGCCAGACCCTGGGCCATAGGCTGTGGGGAAGCATGAGTTACCTGTGCTGCAGGGCACACAGGGAAGGAGGGGCTGTCATGAACCACATGCTAAACTCAAGGGCCCTGGGGAGATAGCCCCTCCCTGGTCCTCTATGTACTGCTCAGCACCTACTGCACCACGCCGAGGGCCCTGAGAGAAGAGCACTTTCCTCCCTCTACACAGGagctctggtcccatcatttctaGCTGGAACATACCCAGAGCTTCTGTCCTCTACCACAGAGAGagggaacagcaaggagaaacTCAGAGAAATTGGGAAACATGCCTCTGGATAAGAGTCTGGTAATAAAGCCTGCCTTGGTCAGATTCAAGATGATTTGACTCGCCCCTGACGAGTCTTACCCTGGGTCATTGGCCCCATTGCGACCGCTTAAGGCAGAGGCCTTCAGAGCCCTCACCAAGCTGGGGGAAGTGGTGCTCTGTGGAAACAGCAAAGGGCTCAGTGCTCATCTATCACCTGACTTGGCATTAGAAGGTGGCCCCTTCCTCCGGCCAAACTCTGACCTGCAGGCACTGCCTATGTCGATCATCTTGATGACGTCATCAGCACAGCTCACCAGGCGCTCCTGCAGCCCCACCACCTGCACCTGCTGCTTGCCGTCCTCCAGCACGCGCAGCTTGGCCTTCTTATTGAGCAGGTCGAACAGCTGTGCCGGGCAGGGGAACAAGGCCAAGGCTGTCAGGCGCCAGGCACCCACCGATCCCTCCCCGCTTCAGAGCCTGTCGCAGCTTAGACAATGGCTGggaacaggaaaggcgggagagGCTACACTGGGCGATGTCAGATGAGCAGCGAGCAGTTCACCTGGGAGCTGAACTGGGCCACCTGGGTTTGATGTGACCCTGCttctttactagctgtgtgacctgggaagGCACTTAGCCACCCAGCCTCATTTCTCACCTGTGCAATAGCGATAATAACGGTGATACTTCCTAGTAGGGTTGTGGTGATGAGCTGAGAAGAGTTAAGTGCTTAGAATAGTGCTCAGTACCTAGTAACATGTTAATAAGCCACATTAGCTATTATCCAGACCCCACTCGGGGAAGGTGACTCTCCAAAAGCGTAGAGAGATACATAGAAATATAGAGAGAGTACGAGTATGAGAATGAATGTGTGCGATCAGGAGAAGGGAGATTTAAGAGGGAGGTGCATGGCGGGAGtacagggcacacacacacaagtaaacCGCCCTAAGGTGTGTTCCTGCTTACTTGTTGAGCGTGCCTCCCGTCCCACCATCGGGTGAAAACCTCCCACACATTTGGGCAAAGTGGCCCAAAGGTGTGACAACACACAGGGTGTTTATCTTCTACAATTTCTAGCCAGCCTCAAGATTTTAGAAACTTCAGGGGCCCCAGCAGCATAAACAGAGGGCTCCCCGCCAGCTACCTTCCCATTATAGATTTCGAAGAATGTCACATAGACTTCCAGGTCCAGCTTCCGGTATCGGGGCTGATTCTTCAGGAGGAAGACGTCCCGGGCTGTGGGGAGAACCTGGATTAAGTAAGCAACCTGCCCTTCTGTGCCCAACCCTTCTGCGGCAGAACATACTACTTACAGGCCATCGCATAGATCCCTTTGGATGCATTCTGGGCTTTTCCATAGAGGTCTCCACCCATCGTCTGCAAAGGGAAAGGACAGGAGACTGTGCTAAAGGGCCCTTGGCCTAGGCCAGAGCATTACTGGCTATACCATCACCGTGGGCCATACTACAGCCAGGAGGGGATCTGGACCTGCTAAGGCCCTTCCTTGCCCCTGACACAGCAAGAGCATCTGGAGGTGGGACATCTGCACCAAGGGGACCTTCTGCAAGAAACTCATTGTCCTCCTTTTCAGAGACCCAGAGGTGCACTAAGGGCAGGATCACTCTCTGCCAGGCTTGAATACTCACATGAGTCTTGCCACTTCCTGTCTGGCCGTATGCAAAACAGGTTGCCTTTCCGCCTTCAAAGATTGTTTGTACCAGTGGCCTTGCTGTGAACCTAAGAGAAAGGATGGGGAAGCATGCATATCTCTGCTTAAATGTGCTTCCTAGAATGTGGTTCTGCTACCCTTCCAAAGCAGGATTCCTGGGGCCTTCCTTCCAAGCAAAGTGGTCCTACCTGACCCCACGCCCACTTACAAATCTGAAATTCTCCTAACCACCTGGGAAGGGCTGGACCAAAAGGCCAGGAGCAGACTGGTCCGTACtctaactgagccaccagcacCTCCTCTACCCTGGAGACACAGAGGGAAGCTTGGGCTTAGCAGCCGCCTTCCAGCATATGATACACTACTAAGAGCAAAGAAACTCTTTAAAgtaaaagcctaaaatattttaggctttgtgggccacatAGGTctcttccatatatatacatacataagtatacatatatacattttaaaaatttatttatttggctgcactgggtcttagttgtggcaagaggaatctttagttgcagcatagtgtggcatgtaggatctagttccctgaccagggatcgaacctgggccccctgcattgtgagctCAGATCTTAgaaactggaccaccagggaagtccgaaatacacatatatatttaatgattCTTTGAAAACACAAAATCCACTCTTAATTTGAGAGCCATATAAAAAGGGGTTGCAAGCCCACTTTCACCCATGAGCTACAGTTTATCAACCTCTAGTGTAGAGCAGcgctgtccaatagaactttctgagGATGGATACTGGAAATGATCTCTATCTGTACTGTCCAACAGTAGCCACTGTCACACgtctactgagcacttgaaatgtggctcatGTAACTGAAAAACTGAGTTTTTTTGACCGCActgtacagcatgtgggaatcttagctcTCCAGCCAGGGATTAGACCCATGCCCCTGCAGGGGAGGTGCAGC includes these proteins:
- the KIF2C gene encoding kinesin-like protein KIF2C isoform X2; amino-acid sequence: MDSSLQARLFPGLTIKIQRSNGIIHSASISTVNLEKSCVSVEWKEGGDTKGKEVDFDDVAAINPELLQLLPLHPKDNLPLQENVTVQKQKRRSVSSRIPAPKEGLRGRSTRMSTVSEVRITQENDMEVELPASANSRKQFAVSIRRKSCIVKEMEKMKTKREEKRAQNSEMRVKRAQEYDNSFPNWEFARMIKEFRATLECHPLTAADPIEEHRICVCVRKRPLNKQELAKKEIDVISVPSKCVLLVHEPKLKVDLTKYLENQAFCFDFAFDETTSNEVVYRFTARPLVQTIFEGGKATCFAYGQTGSGKTHTMGGDLYGKAQNASKGIYAMASRDVFLLKNQPRYRKLDLEVYVTFFEIYNGKLFDLLNKKAKLRVLEDGKQQVQVVGLQERLVSCADDVIKMIDIGSACRTSGQTFANSNSSRSHACFQILLRTKGRVHGKFSLVDLAGNERGADTSSADRQTRMEGAEINKSLLALKECIRALGQNKAHTPFRESKLTQVLRDSFIGENSRTCMIAMISPGISSCEYTLNTLRYADRVKELSPHSGPSGEQPIQMETEEMEASSNGALSAGNFSKEEDELSSQMSSFNEAMTQIRELEERAMEELKEITQQGPGWLELSEMAEQPDYDLETFVNKAECALAQQAKHFSALRDVIKALRLAMQLEEQASKQISSKKRPQ
- the KIF2C gene encoding kinesin-like protein KIF2C isoform X1, translating into MDSSLQARLFPGLTIKIQRSNGIIHSASISTVNLEKSCVSVEWKEGGDTKGKEVDFDDVAAINPELLQLLPLHPKDNLPLQENVTVQKQKRRSVSSRIPAPKEGLRGRSTRMSTVSEVRITQENDMEVELPASANSRKQFAVSTGPSRPSCPAVGEIPLTMVSKEVEEQVHSIRDSSSANSVKSVRRKSCIVKEMEKMKTKREEKRAQNSEMRVKRAQEYDNSFPNWEFARMIKEFRATLECHPLTAADPIEEHRICVCVRKRPLNKQELAKKEIDVISVPSKCVLLVHEPKLKVDLTKYLENQAFCFDFAFDETTSNEVVYRFTARPLVQTIFEGGKATCFAYGQTGSGKTHTMGGDLYGKAQNASKGIYAMASRDVFLLKNQPRYRKLDLEVYVTFFEIYNGKLFDLLNKKAKLRVLEDGKQQVQVVGLQERLVSCADDVIKMIDIGSACRTSGQTFANSNSSRSHACFQILLRTKGRVHGKFSLVDLAGNERGADTSSADRQTRMEGAEINKSLLALKECIRALGQNKAHTPFRESKLTQVLRDSFIGENSRTCMIAMISPGISSCEYTLNTLRYADRVKELSPHSGPSGEQPIQMETEEMEASSNGALSAGNFSKEEDELSSQMSSFNEAMTQIRELEERAMEELKEITQQGPGWLELSEMAEQPDYDLETFVNKAECALAQQAKHFSALRDVIKALRLAMQLEEQASKQISSKKRPQ